The following are encoded together in the Zingiber officinale cultivar Zhangliang chromosome 8A, Zo_v1.1, whole genome shotgun sequence genome:
- the LOC122008805 gene encoding peroxidase 40-like produces the protein MAASLLRLHFHDCFVNGCDASVLLDDTAEMTGEKTAGPNANSLRGFDVVDGIKAELEMACPETVSCADLLAIAARDSVLLSGGPTWPVEVGRRDGTVASLSMATTNLPSPTSGVATLLQKFENVGLSAKDMVALSGAHTIGKARCSTFASRLTGTGDRLFLQSLRQLCSGSPSSNGTTTASSLVHLDVGSPMVFDNQYYANLFAGEGLLQSDQALAGEAGEVGLLAKAYAADEALFFEDFTASMVRMGRLAPPAGSSGEVRKSCRAVNS, from the exons ATGGCCGCCTCCCTCCTCCGCCTCCACTTCCACGACTGCTTCGTCAAT GGTTGCGACGCGTCGGTGCTTCTGGACGACACGGCGGAGATGACGGGGGAGAAGACGGCGGGGCCGAACGCCAACTCGCTGAGGGGTTTCGACGTGGTGGACGGGATCAAGGCGGAGCTGGAGATGGCCTGCCCGGAGACGGTTTCCTGCGCCGATCTCCTCGCCATTGCTGCCCGAGACTCTGTTCTTTTG TCGGGAGGACCGACATGGCCGGTGGAGGTCGGCCGGAGGGATGGCACTGTCGCCAGCTTGTCCATGGCCACCACCAACCTCCCATCTCCGACGTCCGGCGTCGCTACCCTTCTCCAAAAGTTTGAAAACGTCGGCCTCTCCGCCAAGGACATGGTCGCTCTCTCCGGCGCCCACACCATCGGCAAGGCCCGCTGCTCCACGTTCGCCTCCCGCCTCACCGGCACAGGCGACCGTCTCTTCCTGCAGTCTCTGCGGCAGCTCTGTTCTGGGTCGCCATCGTCAAATGGGACGACGACAGCCTCATCGTTGGTCCACCTCGACGTGGGCTCGCCAATGGTGTTTGACAACCAGTACTACGCCAACCTTTTCGCCGGCGAGGGGCTACTTCAGTCGGACCAGGCCCTGGCTGGGGAAGCAGGGGAGGTGGGCCTGCTCGCAAAGGCCTATGCCGCAGACGAGGCGCTGTTCTTCGAGGACTTCACGGCCTCCATGGTGAGGATGGGCAGGCTGGCGCCGCCAGCGGGCAGCTCTGGCGAGGTCCGCAAAAGTTGCCGGGCAGTCAACTCTTAA
- the LOC122008804 gene encoding ethylene-responsive transcription factor 3-like, with the protein MRKDRVPAAAGAAEPRFRGVRKRPWGRFAAEIRDPWKKARVWLGTFDSAEAAALAYDAAARALRGPAAKTNFPLASSSSPALPPSTSPTLRRPQFPFGQGRHVPASSGHSSTVESFSGPRLPAPAPIHRPMSQLGRRAKPPPQRVLDGDDDCHSDCGSSSSVVDDERGTTSARMNTLPFDLNLLPPPDDDFQATMLCL; encoded by the coding sequence ATGCGGAAGGACCGAGTTCCGGCGGCGGCTGGCGCTGCGGAGCCGCGCTTCCGCGGAGTGCGGAAGCGGCCGTGGGGGCGGTTCGCCGCTGAGATCCGGGACCCCTGGAAGAAGGCCAGGGTGTGGCTCGGCACCTTCGACTCGGCCGAGGCTGCCGCCCTGGCCTACGACGCCGCCGCTCGCGCTCTCCGTGGTCCCGCGGCCAAGACCAACTTCCCCCTCGCGTCCTCATCCTCCCCCGCGCTTCCTCCCTCGACCTCCCCTACCTTGCGCCGCCCGCAATTCCCATTCGGGCAAGGCCGCCATGTTCCGGCATCGAGCGGTCACAGCAGCACCGTGGAGTCGTTCAGCGGACCTCGTCTCCCTGCTCCCGCGCCAATCCATCGGCCGATGTCGCAACTCGGGAGGCGGGCCAAGCCGCCTCCCCAGCGCGTCCTTGATGGCGACGACGACTGCCACAGTGACTGCGGGTCGTCGTCCTCGGTTGTCGACGACGAGCGTGGCACCACATCAGCGCGCATGAACACACTACCATTTGATCTGAACCTGCTGCCCCCACCCGACGATGACTTCCAAGCCACAATGCTCTGCCTCTGA